The following proteins come from a genomic window of Gossypium raimondii isolate GPD5lz chromosome 5, ASM2569854v1, whole genome shotgun sequence:
- the LOC105770569 gene encoding embryo-specific protein ATS3B yields the protein MMRAVIYLLPLTFIFFTIADGKRILPLLQPQPLESFKVNATQNVGSCTYTVSIRTSCSSTTYTRDQISLAFGDAYGNQVYAPRLDDPYSRTFESCSTDTFQIKGPCTYQICYLYLYRSGYDGWKPESVTVYGYYTKAATFNYNVFIPNGVWYGFDFCYRRGSASA from the exons ATGATGAGAGCAGTGATCTATTTGCTCCCGTTGactttcatcttcttcaccatAGCTGATGGTAAGCGCATCCTTCCACTGCTTCAGCCTCAGCCTCTTGAATCCTTCAAGGTCAATGCAACCCAG AATGTGGGGAGCTGCACTTACACAGTATCAATAAGGACAAGCTGTTCTTCAACTACCTACACAAGAGATCAGATCAGTCTTGCATTTGGCGATGCTTATGGGAATCAG GTGTATGCACCAAGGCTGGATGATCCATACTCGAGAACATTTGAAAGCTGTTCAACTGATACATTTCAAATAAAGGGTCCTTGCACATACCAGATTTGCTATCTTTACCTCTACAGGAGTGGATATGATGGTTGGAAGCCAGAGAGCGTGACTGTGTACGGATATTATACCAAAGCTGCCACATTTAATTACAATGTCTTTATTCCTAATGGGGTTTGGTATGGCTTTGATTTCTGTTATAGAAGGGGTTCCGCATCTGCATGA
- the LOC105770568 gene encoding SPX domain-containing protein 2 — MKHGKKHRAEVAKSLPEWRDEFMSYKALKREVKLINPIRFNSNGKKRSRSWPTEEMGFALLLARELDKINTFYIDKEEDYIIGFRELEIRAENVNGNEEMLELQKEILGFHSEMVMLLHYSVINFAGLMKIVKKHKKRTGAYTSVYSFYMPRVLQQPFFSTDLLYNLIRGCEEILDRLSPPSHP, encoded by the exons ATGAAACACGGAAAAAAACATCGAGCGGAGGTAGCAAAAAGCTTACCTGAGTGGCGAGACGAGTTTATGTCTTACAAGGCATTGAAGAGGGAAGTGAAACTGATAAACCCCATTCGTTTTAATTCAAATGGAAAGAAAAGGTCAAGATCGTGGCCAACTGAAGAAATGGGGTTTGCCCTGTTACTCGCCAGGGAACTTGATAAGATCAATACCTTTTACATCGACAAAGAGGAAGATTACATAATCGGATTCAGG GAGCTGGAAATCAGGGCTGAAAACGTGAACGGTAATGAAGAAATGTTGGAATTGCAGAAAgaaattttgggttttcattCAGAGATGGTGATGCTGCTACATTACAGTGTCATTAACTTTGCAG GGTTGATGAAGATCGTGAAGAAGCACAAGAAGCGGACGGGTGCCTATACTTCAGTTTACTCATTCTACATGCCAAGAGTTCTTCAACAGCCATTCTTCTCTACCGATTTGCTTTACAATCTTATCAGAGGATGTGAAGAAATACTTGACCGTCTCTCTCCCCCCAGTCATCCCTAA
- the LOC105765793 gene encoding uncharacterized protein LOC105765793: MSSGICSQSGLVLATAMVVSSTVIFLTFSRQKALPPPKQTLRPCISSEGKKRDKKKKKVQFAENVKETNGNGEEYRKEQRKKIMAEAAEVDRFCRNEMPPNRIALFNGILRDRVRFHRMESSY, from the exons ATGTCTTCAGGAATATGTTCACAAAGTGGTCTGGTGTTAGCTACTGCTATGGTTGTCTCCAGCACTGTGATTTTCCTTACTTTTTCGAGGCAAAAGGCTTTGCCTCCTCCTAAGCAAACTCTTCGTCCTTGCATCTCTTCAG AGGGGAAGAAAAgggataaaaagaagaaaaaagtgcAGTTCGCTGAGAATGTGAAGGAAACAAATGGGAATGGAGAAGAGTATAGGAAAGAACAACGAAAGAAGATAATGGCGGAAGCAGCAGAAGTTGATAGATTTTGCAGAAATGAAATGCCGCCTAACAGGATTGCTTTATTCAATGGAATTCTCAGGGATCGTGTTCGTTTCCATAGAATGGAGAGTTCTTATTGA